taaaagaaaaaaattaattgaattaatttataCTTTAATGCTATTGACGAACTGTTCAAAATCTTATTGCTGTTCAAAGTcctattaaattaatatattgtCCTAACTTGTTCAtccttaatatattaaaaaaatgtctTAATATATTATCCTATTTTTCGATTCAGTCTTAAATTCGTTTGGGCTAGATAGGTGTTACAGGAGAACATAAATGTCATCAAAAAAATCCAAGTGATTCTTCAAACAATAAAGTCAATCTTACTTcaaccaagttgggttggtctagtggttagctcactagtccgcttaaacaagtgttgggggttcgaatcccgcattgtgcatgcagcaacccattggccagcggcaaacccttaaatggagctcagtaccgcgacggattagtccttgacctgtcgggttgggggataccgtgggaaaccaaaaaaaaaaaaaagtcaatctTACTTCACGAACAATCTTTAATCATAAGTGGAAGTGCTACATAGAAcatctaaaaaaattactaacttTCAAAAAGTTACATAAACAACTGCTCTCTTCAAAATACTTATTATACCAAAAGTGAGAAATAGAATATATTGGTAGGTAAAAAATTAGGctgacaattatatatataaagtataaacCCATAAATTATGACATGATTATGGAGAGTGGCATACTTGGAAGCTAATATGTGACTATATCGTCCACCCATTCTCTGTGGCAACATCTGCTAGTCTTTTCCAAGTTAGTTTCCTCTGCTCTTCAATATCTTTGTCTTTGGTTTCTTTCTCTGCATGTTGTCTCTGGCACTGTTCGAATAACTCAACATCCCTTTCCAAGAACATCTTGTGAACATTCATAGTAATCCCGAGAACTATGCAATGATAAACATAACATAAAACATAAGCCTATGTAACAtggaattaaattaattatatcaaaattaattgtCGCAAAAGAAACCCGAAAAATTCTTAACAAAAGGTTGCGGATGtgataaataaatttacaaatcaAAGCAACTACCGTTTACAAATATTTCAGTACATCGTACTTTTGTGGCATAAACGCAAAAGTCCAAATAGCAGTACACAGAGATAACAATTTACCTTGCCATCAATCCCGGCTTCTCTCTGTGCATGAAGAAAGTCCATGAGGTGGCTTGTCTTGTCCGACTCATCAAGCACATATTCTACTCTGAGTAATTAAATCCATACTTAAACCAACTCCTCCAATCCCCAGAAACATGGCTTGAAAGGAAATCCATTACAAGTCTCTACGTTTAcgaaaaataagtaaaaatttCTCATATATTGATCACTTTTATGTACTATTTCTTCAAAAATAgagatgttttattttttgaaattcagTCAAAGagcatatattatttaaaacttttttttattattagtgttGTTAAATTATTCAGAAGTTTAATAATAGATAGACTATTAGATCAAAGTTATCATTGTTGTTATTAGCAAGCATAATCAACCATGTTTATCAAGCACAGCCATATTAGTCCCATTAGCCCCAGGAGATGTCAGCTTTGGCTTCGTTCGGCATTTAAAAAATGCAGGATGAACAACTcagcaacaaaagaaaacaagcccatgagaaaggataaaaatagagaaatcagaATAATCAGAAAACGAGAGCAATATTCAAGCAATGCAGAGTGGTAAGAAACATAAATGCAAAATCAAGGGGCTCCATCACCAATGCTATGCATACATTTTCCTCCTTCAATGCTTGTTTGTTTATTAAGCAATTGTTTTCACCATTGCCACCCTGTTTGGCTTCCCATACAGAAAATGAacaaaacctttttttttcctctgTAACGCTACTAGTTTGTATCAACAACATAACTATCGACGCCAAATaggttattacttattagatTACTTAGTTGTCACCGGTCACCGATACCTGGTACTAGATATCTATTGCTAAAGCACACTTCTCTAAGTGTAAATCCCTAGTGTATTCTAACGTTTTCAtacaaccttttttttttcttctgtagTCTTAACTTGGTTATACTTTGCTCCACTCGTGTCATCTGTGAATTTTTATTGTAACTTCTCACTCTAAAAtccacaattttatttttatttcttttaactaaattaagtgTCTGTAAACACTTCATTATTTGATGCATCGCACACTTTTCACAATGTATCAATgtgatgtatgtatatatagttAAGATACTTTTACGACCAATACCCAAAGCCCAAGTTTTTCACCAGAATTGGAGCAACAATAAATGACTAACACTCCAAGGCTGCATCCACACGTCAAGACATATTACGCTGTTCCTTCCTAGAATCCTATTGCAACAGAAACTGGAGCAGTAGGCAGAGCTACAGAGGTCAGATCTGCAAAACGAGCTATGCTTCAGGCAGGCAATATGCAAGTAGGCAAGTGCAAAGGAACAGGAAAGAGACCTTGTACCAGTAAACAGAAGCAACCGTTCGGCCACCAACTGAGTAATTGTATTTATTTCACATCAATAATGATTTAACTTGCATATGGAGTAATCACCCATGACCATGAGGTATCTACAAGAGAACTACAACGTATAACACGACAATGGAGGAATCTTCCCTCCCTATCTTTCATACTATGCATACTCTCATTTAACACAATTGCACCGACTCTGTGGGAAAGTATCCAACTTCACTTATTTCCACAACCTTCTTCTGTACATATCCGTGTCAAGCTGGCCTGGCTTGCTGGCTTAACAAGCACGTGACTCAGAAACCGGTAACCACCTCGTCATGGGTACACTATTTCCGGATGTCTTTAAGGATGCAAACAGACAAGATAGTCTTGATATCATGGGATTAGTCTTTGGCACTTTAGGAGCAATGGCCAGCTCCATACCAGCATTACCAGAGCTCTGGTAGCCTTCAAGATCAGCTTTGGTTATAAGAACTGCATCCCATGAGGGTGAGCGTGCTAAAGAACAAGGTCTGCGTTTGCTATACTTTTGAACAGCCTGCTCACAATAATGCAGAGATTATTAAAAGTTGAATGCCGTGAAGAGGTACGATAATCAAAAGAAAGCATTACAATCATCGTACCACTAGCCTTCATAAGGTTAGGGGGCAGAATGACCAACCAAACTGCAACATTCATACCTTCCATTGCGATGGAGCTAGCATCACTCTGGGTCTTTGAGACCGCACATATTCCAGGGCAGCAGCAGCTGTCATGTGCTTGTATTCAATCTGCAAAACATAGGTTCATTACATGGCAACCAATTAGCATTCGAAGCTTCAGGTGATGCCACCTCACATCACAAGTATAAGATAGTTCATAAAATCACCAGATAGCAAAGCACAATTGTTGTACTCCTTCCCCGCCCAGCTTTACAGTGAACATAAGTAGTTTTACCACAAGTTGAATTCTCTGtaacaaaatacaaaaggtGAGGCGAAGTTACCTACATTGCATCCACAAAAGCACACACACATACATTGGTAGATGCATTAGACTTCCAACCCCTGCTCttccaaaattaaatttcaaagacaaaagaaaacCCACGATGAATGAACTGCACAGCCCGGCTGATATCAGCAAAGGAGGGGGCAAAGAGATAATCCCTTGTGGGAATTACCAAGTGATCAATTCCATGAGCCTGAAACAAATAAACCCAGAATATTAGAAATAGTTCTAGCCTAAAACGACTATATTGCAAGGCATCGTGACAATACTTATGAgcttatttgtgaaaattcaaTAACTCATTATTCCTAAGTATCAACGAAACATGAGACACCCACACAAACAATACTTAACTGGAAATCCTAGATTTCAAAGCTTACACAAAAcgcaaattcaaaattttccaaTTTGGAAAAGGGAAAAACACTTACATGATACAATGATGAAGGCACCAAAGTTTCATACGGTTCATTAAGAGTTATTACACCACCAACGCCAAGCTTCTTCAAGTGAGGAACATCTTTGGGGAATGGGACTGCGCCCAGCAACAAAAACTGTAAACAACAACACACTTTAGTTAAACGACTACTACAAAACACATCACAAATTAAACGGCATGGCACCTCGCAATCACTTCATTTTCAATTATCACTCATTCGCTCTAAACACAAAACGATCATCCTGTTGTTGCTATTGAGTTGATTTTGTGGTGGGTCCCACCCACATTAAGCccatgtttctaattcaatgGTGAAAATCTACCCGCATATCAGAGAATTCACTCCAATTCAGAGCAAAACGcagaaataaaagagtaaaaggAGCAAGAATGAACGCAGACACAGGAGAAAGAGAGTAAAAAAGAAAACCTCATCAACTTGATCCCACCACCTGAATTCAGCTTCAATCTTGTTACGAAGCACATTATACAAGAGTGTCGGGTAAAACAGGATCCGAGCAACTGCTCCCACCAACGCTCTCTTTGAATCAACCCTCACAATCTGCATCTCCCCCTTCTCTTCATCCCTACTACTCCCCGTATCGTCTGACTCCTCGATCTTCATGCCACACATCAAATTAAACCCCGAAaccaaacaaacaaagaaaccCTAGAACCACAACCGCGATCAAATTCTGAAACAAAACCTCAATTTCAGGAATTGTGATAAGAATACATTAATTATTATCAGGAAACCAAGGAAAACTGTAGAAGGAAAAAGGATCAATCTTATTTTACCACCGAGATAGGGAAACAAGGAAGGCGAGAAAAATCACAGATCGATGAAACCTAAGTAGCAAGAAATGTAATCGACCGATGAGGTAGAAGCGAAAGTGGGAGAGTGTGGGATTGAGAGCGTTGAGATGTTGAGGAAAAGCAGAGGGCACCTGTCAAGAATGCCCTCGGAATTTGTTTTTATTACCAAAAAGCGATAAGACCTACTCTTGCTTCAAAAGAGGGTAATGGTAGAATAAAATAACGTCAAATGTAttgaaaatcataaataaaaacaacgactaatttttttagatatagaAAAAGATCGTGTATAatctaggatttttttaaataaataaaataaatattaaaattattaaaatacgtaatttttaaagtttttatcGTTTTacgtatttaattttatttcgtttacaatatggttatattttatttacagtgtaaatcaaataaaatatgcaCACATCTCAACGTATCACGTTTATGAACACGTTATGATACGTACTTTATCTCGTTTATAATAAACGAGATAAAGTTAAGGCCGTTCGTTGACACAATAAAGGAGATATAATAGGACAAAAATATTGCTTCTATAAAGGGACCAATAAACCGTTGGCATTCTTCACGAAatcatcaaatttttcttctcatcccttttcttttctaGAGATTTGAAAAAATGTCTAATAGTAGAAGTAAAAGAGCGGATTCGTTGTCAGAGCTAAAGAGTATGATATTGTCTCACGTCGGTGGTGCGAAGGCAAAAGAGGCTGGTCGAGTTGGGTATAGGATGCTAGCATGGATGGGGAATAGGGGTGTTTCGATTTGTCTATTTTGACTCGATGGCGACAAGCATGTGCGCCTTATGTTTGACGTGCACGGGAGAATTATGGTTGAACAAGTGATGGAGCTTTCAGTAGAGGTTCGTGACATTGGTGGAGCCGATAGTGGTACCTTGGACTTCGTACCGGATGACCCTCCTCTCGCACCACGTCTGTTGCACTGTGCGAGTCCAGTGCAGGACATTGAGGTTGAGGATGAGGAATCGGACGATGACTAtgtgataaaccgctattttattatttatcttgtacttaattgagtggattttatcaatcattcatacactTTTTCATgcaaattgcatgttttacactTTCTTCCCAATTTTTGTGTTATGattaaaaacttgcttcctaagccttaaaattgttaattttttaattctcttttattaccattcgatgccgtgatgtgtttgtgaagtgttttcaggtttacagggcatgaatggctaaAAGGATGAAGAGGTGGCATGtcaaagtggaaggaacacaagaaaccaaagagattaGAAGCGAGGAACGACGcacacgcatggctgacgcgtgcgcgtgaaatGACGCAGTccacatcgacgcgtatgcgtgacctgTGCAGAAGTctagcgacgcgtacgcgtggccgacgcgtacgcgtgacaaagcGTCACGTGCTGCATATATCAGAagtcgctgggggcgatttttagGCCAATTTggacccagtttcaagcccgaaAAACACATACTAAAGGCAGGGGTGTAGCTAAGACTGAACATACTTTCATTCTcacttagttttagttttagttttgaattctagagagagaaacactACTTCTCCTAGGGTTCTTAGTATTTCCTTAGTTTTGCTTTTGGATTGGATTTGGAGAGAGCTGCTACTACCTTCGATTGAAATTTTCATCGTTATAGTTTGCCTTTCTATTACTCTACtcctttattttccatttagTTACTTGAGTTCATGTTTGGATTTTGTTAACACTGAGCTTATTAATGCAATGAactatttttacatttaattccATTACTTGTTTAATCCCTTTTCATCAATTATCAGTACCAATTGTGTTTTTTTAATTCAACTTTAATTACCATGTCTCCTATCTACTCCCTTTACATGTTTG
The genomic region above belongs to Arachis duranensis cultivar V14167 chromosome 3, aradu.V14167.gnm2.J7QH, whole genome shotgun sequence and contains:
- the LOC107478561 gene encoding phosphatidylglycerophosphate phosphatase PTPMT2, yielding MCGMKIEESDDTGSSRDEEKGEMQIVRVDSKRALVGAVARILFYPTLLYNVLRNKIEAEFRWWDQVDEFLLLGAVPFPKDVPHLKKLGVGGVITLNEPYETLVPSSLYHAHGIDHLVIPTRDYLFAPSFADISRAVQFIHQNSTCGKTTYVHCKAGRGRSTTIVLCYLIEYKHMTAAAALEYVRSQRPRVMLAPSQWKAVQKYSKRRPCSLARSPSWDAVLITKADLEGYQSSGNAGMELAIAPKVPKTNPMISRLSCLFASLKTSGNSVPMTRWLPVSESRAC